One Chaetodon trifascialis isolate fChaTrf1 chromosome 13, fChaTrf1.hap1, whole genome shotgun sequence DNA segment encodes these proteins:
- the sirt1 gene encoding NAD-dependent protein deacetylase sirtuin-1: MADGESSLGTAFLGASEMEEPAAKRSKISPLTNCGFKAAKLEQLSCVSGATESCEAAVNCAQPAEKEAKPVMAVEQAPAALGGDNNGLGMLVSEPHKPVVKLDDGAVLGTTEEGADGWIGHGDLPSNGLAVTPEHINEEDDRSSHASSSDWTPQPQIGSYSFIQQHIRETDPRTILKDLLPETVLPPDLDDMTLWQIIINISEPPKRKKRKDINTLEDVVRLLHESKRILVLTGAGVSVSCGIPDFRSRDGIYARLAVDFPDLPDPQAMFDIEYFRRDPRPFFKFAKEIYPGQFQPSPCHKFISMLDKQGKLLRNYTQNIDTLEQVAGVQRIIQCHGSFATASCLVCKHKVDCEAIREDIFNQVVPNCPRCPDIPLAIMKPDIVFFGENLPEMFHRAMKQDKDEVDLLIVIGSSLKVRPVALIPNSIPHEVPQVLINREQLPHLNFDVELLGDCDVIINELCHRLGGDFEQLCYNTVRLTEITEKPPRLPEQPPSEALPASSEAAQEEQKQHSTDSVTKPSEETESLNVTETAGNNVTPPEPCPNAQCPSEETAEPSELTAEDSPKEETAEVKSQTSNLEFRRRCWMSRINRSPISKRLETGQYLFQAPNHYIFHGAEVYSESEDETSSSCGSDSDESECSADGAEEDSEAEDTGALAADGETCLRDTIQHTLANEATSSVQTDSTSEKTLSTTHL; this comes from the exons ATGGCGGACGGAGAGAGCAGTCTCGGAACGGCCTTTTTAGGCGCCTCCGAAATGGAAGAACCTGCCGCGAAAAGGTCGAAAATCAGTCCGTTGACCAACTGCGGATTCAAAGCCGCCAAATTAGAACAATTATCATGCGTCTCTGGAGCTACAGAGAGCTGTGAAGCGGCGGTGAATTGTGCGCAGCCAGCGGAGAAGGAAGCAAAGCCGGTGATGGCGGTAGAGCAGGCCCCAGCGGCGCTAGGCGGAGACAACAATGGACTGGGAATGCTGGTCTCCGAGCCGCACAAACCAGTTGTGAAACTAGACGATGGCGCTGTACTCGGGACGACGGAGGAGGGTGCTG ATGGATGGATTGGACATGGCGATCTCCCATCCAACGGTCTGGCTGTCACGCCGGAACACATCAATGAGGAAGATGACAGATCCTCACATGCGAGCTCCAGCGACTGGACTCCTCAGCCACAAATAG GTTCCTACAGTTTCATCCAGCAACACATCAGAGAGACCGATCCGAGGACCATCCTTAAGGATTTGCTGCCAGAGACTGTGCTCCCACCAGATTTAGATGACATGACACTATGGCAGatcatcatcaacatctcaGAACCTCCAAAAAGAAAGAAGCGGAAGGATATCAACACCCTTGAAGATGTGGTCAGGCTACTCCATGAAAGCAAAAGGATCCTTGTGCTGACGGGTGCTGGG GTGTCAGTTTCATGTGGAATACCAGACTTTCGCTCCAGAGATGGAATTTATGCACGGCTTGCTGTGGATTTTCCTGATCTTCCAGACCCTCAAGCCATGTTTGACATTGAATACTTCAGACGGGACCCGAGACCCTTTTTCAAGTTTGCCAAG GAGATCTACCCTGGTCAGTTCCAGCCTTCACCCTGTCACAAATTCATATCTATGCTGGATAAGCAGGGGAAGCTGCTGCGCAATTACACTCAAAACATTGATACGTTAGAACAAGTGGCCGGAGTTCAGCGGATTATCCAGTGTCACG GTTCCTTTGCAACTGCATCCTGTCTCGTCTGTAAACACAAAGTGGATTGTGAAGCTATAAGGGAAGACATCTTCAACCAG GTTGTCCCCAATTGTCCACGGTGTCCAGATATTCCCCTGGCAATCATGAAACCTGACATTGTCTTCTTTGGAGAGAATCTTCCAGAAATGTTCCACAGAGCCATGAAGCAAGATAAAGATGAGGTGGACCTCTTGATTGTCATTGGCTCTTCACTTAAAGTCCGACCAGTTGCCCTCATACCaa ACTCCATTCCTCATGAAGTGCCTCAGGTGTTGATCAATAGGGAGCAGCTGCCTCATCTCAACTTTGACGTGGAGCTACTTGGGGATTGTGATGTCATTATCAATGAGCTCTGTCATCGGTTGGGTGGAGACTTTGAGCAGCTCTGCTACAACACTGTAAGACTCACTGAGATCACAGAGAAACCCCCACGGTTACCAGAACAGCCACCAAGTGAGGCCTTGCCTGCTTCCAGCGAAGCCgctcaggaggagcagaagcagcacagtACAGACTCAGTAACTAAGCcttcagaggagacagaaagtcTGAATGTCACAGAGACTGCTGGTAATAATGTCACACCTCCAGAGCCTTGTCCAAATGCTCAGTGTCCCAGCGAAGAGACGGCTGAGCCTTCAGAGTTAACTGCAGAAGACTCGCCAAAAGAGGAGACCGCTGAAGTAAAGAGCCAAACCTCCAACCTTGAATTTCGTAGACGATGCTGGATGAGTCGAATCAACAGAAGTCCGATCAGCAAACGGCTTGAGA CAGGCCAGTACCTGTTCCAAGCACCAAATCACTACATCTTCCACGGGGCCGAGGTTTACTCTGAGTCTGAGGATGAGACGTCGAGCTCCTGTGGGAGTGACAGTGACGAGTCTGAATGCAGCGCAGACGGGGCTGAAGAAGACAGCGAAGCGGAGGACACCGGCGCACTAGCAGCGGATGGAGAGACATGCCTCAGAGACACAATACAACACACTTTAGCTAATGAGGCCACATCaagtgtgcagacagacagtactTCTGAAAAGACTCTGAGCACCACGCACCTTTAA
- the nanp gene encoding N-acylneuraminate-9-phosphatase has translation MNGRCSAAMDGRPVKAVLFDLDNTLVETSRAGGVAIQKTSELLKTTLAVDDMTISNICDKFKQKLFRESFDPSAGRSIDEVRVGHWEESIQEVVGSGHTPSLAAQCYHLWKNSRLEVLSLSPEIRSLLKQLRSRYKLLLLTNGESQTQREKVERVGCEEFFDAIVVGGEHAEQKPHRSIFTLCFDMLEVEAQDCVMVGDSLDTDIQGGFNAGVRTTVWISSDGGAVPDGSVKADYTIPTVLDLPDVLAQLERGQLVTETLHGTSE, from the exons ATGAATGGACGGTGTTCTGCGGCCATGGACGGTAGACCTGTGAAGGCTGTCCTGTTCGACCTGGACAACACACTCGTTGAGACAAGCCGCGCAGGTGGAGTGGCGATACAAAAG ACCAGTGAGCTTTTGAAGACCACGCTGGCCGTTGATGACATGACCATCAGCAACATTTGTGACAAGTTCAAGCAGAAGCTTTTCCGGGAGAGTTTTGACCCCTCAGCCGGCAGATCCATTGATGAGGTCCGTGTGGGTCACTGGGAGGAGAGCATCCAGGAGGTGGTGGGCAGCGGTCACACACCCTCTCTGGCAGCTCAGTGCTACCACCTGTGGAAGAACAGCCGCCTGGAGGTTCTAAGTCTGTCCCCTGAAATACGCTCCCTCCTGAAGCAGCTGCGCAGCAGAtataagctgctgctgctgaccaacgGGGAATCTCAGACccagagagagaaggtggagagagTCGGGTGTGAGGAGTTCTTCGATGCCATCGTGGTTGGTGGAGAACACGCAGAGCAGAAACCGCACCGCTCCATCTTCACACTGTGTTTTGACatgctggaggtggaggccCAGGACTGCGTCATGGTGGGAGACTCTCTGGACACAGATATTCAGGGGGGCTTTAATGCCGGAGTGCGGACTACAGTTTGGATCAGCAGTGACGGAGGCGCTGTGCCAGATGGTTCAGTGAAAGCAGACTACACTATTCCTACTGTGCTCGACCTGCCAGATGTTCTGGCACAACTGGAGCGAGGACAACTGGTGACTGAAACCCTGCATGGAACAAGTGAATGA
- the dnajc12 gene encoding dnaJ homolog subfamily C member 12 → MEAALNCKPEDLEDYYGLLGCDELSSTEQILNEYKIRALACHPDKHLDNPRAVADFQKLQEAKEVLCSETKRKNYDLWKRSGVVIPFHDWQALNDSVKTSMHWAVRNKKEPMLEASEAEIPVTSRADNLHAEQEAPKIPSHDAVPSSSDYCHRRFRWAADSPSNLLQRFRNYEI, encoded by the exons ATGGAGGCTGCTTTGAACTGCAAACCAGAGGACCTGGAGGATTACTACGGTTTATTAGGATGTGATGAACTGTCGTCG ACAGAACAGATTCTCAACGAATACAAGATCCGAGCCTTGGCATGTCACCCAGACAAACACCTGGACAACCCAAGAGCAG TGGCAGATTTCCAGAAGCTGCAGGAAGCCAAAGAGGTTTTGTGCAGCGAAACCAAGCGAAAAAACTACGACCTTTGGAAAAGAAGTGGAGTTGTTATTCCATTTCATGACTGGCAAGCCTTGAACGACTCTGTGAAAACT TCAATGCACTGGGCCGTGAGAAATAAGAAGGAGCCGATGTTGGAGGCCTCAGAGGCAGAAATCCCCGTCACCTCCCGAGCGGACAACCTTCACGCTGAGCAAGAAGCGCCAAAGATCCCTTCACATGATGCCGTGCCATCCTCAA GTGATTACTGCCATCGACGTTTCCGCTGGGCTGCCGACTCACCATCTAATCTGCTCCAGAGGTTTAGAAATTATGAAATCTAA
- the cacul1 gene encoding CDK2-associated and cullin domain-containing protein 1 isoform X1, whose amino-acid sequence MEAMEDDSVNIKDDHNHNYCASSSSSKVRSYLSGQLSDATTVPQSVCPPAPGGEAGTRGRKVWSGNSGGSKFMDSDSGSESSEVSETDCTAPAAAVEGKFSLDSTSKFLLNAMAVEDYRKNHWPNLEKAIDRLLIQNPTDHISVSYAQIYSYVYKCVCQQHSELLYNDLTLKITSHLQQVSTHLQASPPESFIENFNVALTQYTVSLQCIVPVFMYLNKFYIESKLNRDLREDLMKLFADHVAEKHVDTLMPLLIKAHSMPFQVQPSTMASVVKGLYSLRPDWAQLAPALFSGFIPQINPPAVESLLPDYAAHDQKLQMELSMNGFPRSVFSPSECKRIAV is encoded by the exons ATGGAGGCCATGGAAGATGACAGTGTGAACATAAAAGACGACCACAACCACAACTATTGTGcgagcagtagcagcagtaaaGTCCGCTCGTATCTGAGTGGCCAGTTGTCGGATGCTACGACGGTCCCGCAGTCCGTCTGTCCACCGGCGCCGGGAGGAGAAGCGGGGACCCGAGGACGAAAAGTGTGGTCCGGCAACTCCGGAGGGTCAAAGTTCATGGATTCGGATTCTGGCAGTGAGAGCAGCGAAGTCAGCGAGACCGACTGCACGGCTCCGGCAGCCGCTGTCGAGGGAAAATTCTCCCTTGATTCTACTTCCAAGTTCC TTCTGAATGCAATGGCTGTAGAAGACTACCGGAAAAACCACTGGCCAAACCTGGAGAAGGCGATTGACCGTCTTCTGATCCAGAATCCCACAGACCACATCTCCGTTTCTTACGCACAGATCTATAG ttACGTCTACaagtgtgtttgtcagcagcactCTGAGCTGCTCTACAATGATCTGACATTGAAAATAACAAGTCACCTGCAACAGGTTTCCACCCACCTACAG GCCAGTCCGCCTGAGAGCTTCATTGAGAACTTCAACGTTGCGCTGACGCAATACACTGTTTCTCTTCAATGTATAGTTCCAGTGTTTATGTACTTG AACAAGTTCTACATCGAGTCAAAGCTCAACAGAGACCTAAGAGAGGATCTGATGAAGCTGTTCGCTGATCACGTAGCAGAAAAACATGTGGACACACTGATGC CTCTTCTCATCAAAGCTCATTCCATGCCCTTTCAAGTGCAGCCATCTACAATGGCCAGTGTGGTTAAAGGCCTTTACAGCCTCCGACCAG ATTGGGCCCAGTTAGCCCCGGCTCTCTTCTCTGGGTTCATTCCCCAAATCAACCCTCCTGCCGTGGAGTCTCTGCTGCCTGACTACGCCGCTCATGACCAGAAGCTACAGATGGAGCTCTCCATGAACGGATTTCCACGGTCAGTTTTCTCACCGTCTGAATGCAAACGCATCGCAGTTTAA
- the cacul1 gene encoding CDK2-associated and cullin domain-containing protein 1 isoform X2, producing MEAMEDDSVNIKDDHNHNYCASSSSSKVRSYLSGQLSDATTVPQSVCPPAPGGEAGTRGRKVWSGNSGGSKFMDSDSGSESSEVSETDCTAPAAAVEGKFSLDSTSKFLLNAMAVEDYRKNHWPNLEKAIDRLLIQNPTDHISVSYAQIYSYVYKCVCQQHSELLYNDLTLKITSHLQQVSTHLQASPPESFIENFNVALTQYTVSLQCIVPVFMYLNKFYIESKLNRDLREDLMKLFADHVAEKHVDTLMPLLIKAHSMPFQVQPSTMASVVKGLYSLRPDWAQLAPALFSGFIPQINPPAVESLLPDYAAHDQKLQMELSMNGFPRGDQSRKRASEDS from the exons ATGGAGGCCATGGAAGATGACAGTGTGAACATAAAAGACGACCACAACCACAACTATTGTGcgagcagtagcagcagtaaaGTCCGCTCGTATCTGAGTGGCCAGTTGTCGGATGCTACGACGGTCCCGCAGTCCGTCTGTCCACCGGCGCCGGGAGGAGAAGCGGGGACCCGAGGACGAAAAGTGTGGTCCGGCAACTCCGGAGGGTCAAAGTTCATGGATTCGGATTCTGGCAGTGAGAGCAGCGAAGTCAGCGAGACCGACTGCACGGCTCCGGCAGCCGCTGTCGAGGGAAAATTCTCCCTTGATTCTACTTCCAAGTTCC TTCTGAATGCAATGGCTGTAGAAGACTACCGGAAAAACCACTGGCCAAACCTGGAGAAGGCGATTGACCGTCTTCTGATCCAGAATCCCACAGACCACATCTCCGTTTCTTACGCACAGATCTATAG ttACGTCTACaagtgtgtttgtcagcagcactCTGAGCTGCTCTACAATGATCTGACATTGAAAATAACAAGTCACCTGCAACAGGTTTCCACCCACCTACAG GCCAGTCCGCCTGAGAGCTTCATTGAGAACTTCAACGTTGCGCTGACGCAATACACTGTTTCTCTTCAATGTATAGTTCCAGTGTTTATGTACTTG AACAAGTTCTACATCGAGTCAAAGCTCAACAGAGACCTAAGAGAGGATCTGATGAAGCTGTTCGCTGATCACGTAGCAGAAAAACATGTGGACACACTGATGC CTCTTCTCATCAAAGCTCATTCCATGCCCTTTCAAGTGCAGCCATCTACAATGGCCAGTGTGGTTAAAGGCCTTTACAGCCTCCGACCAG ATTGGGCCCAGTTAGCCCCGGCTCTCTTCTCTGGGTTCATTCCCCAAATCAACCCTCCTGCCGTGGAGTCTCTGCTGCCTGACTACGCCGCTCATGACCAGAAGCTACAGATGGAGCTCTCCATGAACGGATTTCCACG AGGTGACCAGTCTCGCAAACGGGCCAGCGAGGACTCCTGA
- the polr1b gene encoding DNA-directed RNA polymerase I subunit RPA2 encodes MDSSEKWSNLPKGPCLKNLTEGGFGVLTETQHAAVQDLTKAHIESFDQAVTDGLSRVVQSIPPLEFMFKNDRISLSFVEATIYNPVVAKGSVCRDMKVFPAECRGRRCSYRGKLVADVSWSVNGVPKGIIKQSMGQLPIMVKSKLCNLHGMSPKELVEHHEESEEMGGYFIVNGIEKVIRMLIMPRRNFPIAMSRPKWKSRGQGYTQYGISMHCVREEHTAINMTLHYLDNGTVMLNFIYQKELFFLPLGFALKALVDFTDFQIYQELIKGREDNSFYKSCASEMLRIVMEEGCTTRSKVLNYLGERFRVKMSLPEWYSNEQCANFLLDECICIHLKSDVEKFYLLCLMTRKLFTFAKQECMEENPDSITCQEVLTPGQLYLMFLKERLAAWLVSVKLSFDKRGSRLRGGMSAENVMKIFNMGTDLTKPFEYLLATGNLNSKTGLGMLQNTGLCVVADKLNFIRYLSHFRCVHRGAAFAKMRTTSVRKLLPESWGFLCPVHTPDGEPCGLMNHMTATCEIVAPTLPTMSLPALLCSLGVTPVDGFPGQAFSDCYPVVLDGAVVGWVETELAPVVVDSLRRFKVLKEKKIPPWTEIVLVPRTGKASLYPGLFLFTTPCRMVRPVRNLALGKQELIGTFEQLYINVGILEDEIEPGVTTHQELFPHSMLSVVANFIPYSDHNQSPRNMYQCQMSKQTMGFPLQSFMDRSDNKLYRLQTPQSPLVRPYMYDHYNLDNYPSGTNAIVAVISYSGYDMEDAMIVNKSSWERGFAHGSIYKTELVDLADKVKGEDGVVFGTKPGDSQASGKLDADGLPHIGSTLQYGDPFYSYINLNTGQTFVSYYKSQEACVVDNIKICSNDSGSGRFKRACITVRVPRNPTIGDKFASRHGQKGILSRLWPVEDMPFTESGMSPDILFNPHGFPSRMTIGMLIESMAGKSGALHGLSHDATPFTFSEENSALEYFGEMLRAGGYNYYGTERLYSGLSGQELEADIFIGVVYYQRLRHMVSDKFQVRTTGARDKVTNQPVGGRNIQGGIRFGEMERDALLAHGSSFLLHDRLFNCSDRSVALVCVDCGSLLSPLLEKPPPYWSATRHRKTVCTLCGKSDSIDSVSVPYVFRYFVAELAAMNIKVKLDVK; translated from the exons ATGGACTCTTCCGAAAAGTGGAGTAATTTGCCGAAAGGTCCGTGTCTAAAGAATCTGACAGAGGGAGGATTTGGCGTCCTGACGGAGACTCAACATGCCGCCGTTCAGGATCTGACCAAAGCCCACATTGAGTCGTTTGACCAGGCTGTCACTGACGGACTCAGCCGCGTCGTGCAG TCCATCCCCCCTTTGGAGTTCATGTTCAAAAATGACAGGATCAGCCTTTCGTTTGTTGAAGCCACCATCTACAACCCAGTGGTCGCCAAAGGGAGCGTCTGCAGGGACATGAAAGTGTTTCCAGCAGAGTGCAGGGGAAGAAGATGCTCATACAGAGGAAAGCTGGTG GCAGACGTCAGCTGGTCAGTCAATGGCGTTCCCAAAGGCATCATCAAACAGTCCATGGGTCAGCTGCCGATCATGGTGAAGTCCAAGCTGTGTAATCTCCATGGCATGTCCCCCAAGGAGCTCGTAGAGCACCACGAAGAATCAGAG GAAATGGGAGGTTATTTCATTGTGAATGGAATTGAGAAAGTTATTCGCATGCTGATTATGCCAAGGAGGAACTTTCCTATCGCCATGTCAAGACCGAAGTGGAAGAGCAGGGGGCAGGGATACACTCAGTATG GCATTTCTATGCATTGTGTGAGGGAAGAGCACACAGCCATCAACATGACCCTCCATTATCTGGACAACGGGACTGTGATGCTGAACTTCATCTACCAAAAAgagctcttcttcctcccacTAGGCTTTGCACTCAAG GCTCTGGTGGACTTCACAGACTTCCAGATCTACCAGGAGCTAATCAAGGGCCGTGAGGACAACTCCTTCTACAAGAGCTGTGCATCCGAGATGCTGCGTATCGTCATGGAGGAGGGCTGCACCACCCGCAGCAAGGTGCTTAATTACCTGGGAGAGCGCTTCAGGGTTAAGATGAGCCTTCCTGAGTGGTACTCAAACGAGCAGTGCGCCAACTTCCTGCTAGA CGAGTGCATCTGTATCCACCTGAAGTCAGATGTGGAGAAGTTCTACCTGCTGTGTCTGATGACCCGGAAGCTGTTCACGTTTGCCAAGCAGGAGTGCATGGAGGAAAACCCTGACAGCATCACGTGTCAGGAAGTGCTCACTCCTGGTCAGCTCTACCTCATGTTTCTGAAG GAGAGACTGGCTGCCTGGCTGGTGTCTGTGAAGCTGTCCTTTGATAAGCGAGGCAGCAGACTGAGGGGAGGAATGAGCGCTGAAAACGTGATGAAGATATTCAACATGGGCACAGACCTCACCAAACCCTTTGAATATCTGCTGGCCACTGGGAACCTCAACTCCAAGACAG GACTTGGCATGCTGCAGAACACCGGCCTGTGTGTGGTAGCTGACAAGCTCAACTTTATCCGCTACCTGTCCCACTTCCGCTGCGTGCACAGAGGGGCGGCGTTCGCCAAGATGAGAACCACGTCTGTTCGTAAGCTGCTGCCCGAGTCCTGGGGCTTCCTGTGTCCCGTCCACACTCCGGATGGAGAGCCCTGTGGACTCATGAACCACATGACGGCCACCTGTGAGATCGTGGCGCCAACCTTGCCCACCATGTCcctgcctgctctgctctgttccctTG GTGTTACTCCGGTGGATGGATTTCCCGGACAAGCCTTTTCAGACTGCTACCCGGTGGTCCTTGATGGGGCTGTCGTAGGCTGGGTGGAGACTGAATTAGCCCCAGTTGTGGTTGACTCACTCCGCAGGTTCAAG GtgctgaaagagaagaagatcCCTCCCTGGACCGAGATCGTTCTGGTTCCGAGAACAGGCAAGGCCAGCTTGTACCCAGGCCTGTTCCTCTTCACAACACCCTGTCGTATGGTGCGGCCTGTGCGAAACTTAGCTCTTGGCAAGCAGGAGTTGATTGGCACCTTTGAACAA CTTTACATCAATGTTGGCATCTTGGAGGATGAGATTGAGCCTGGAGTGACCACACACCAGGAGCTCTTCCCTCACAGTATGCTCAGCGTGGTGGCCAACTTCATCCCCTACTCAGACCATAACCAGAGTCCCAGAAACATGTACCAGTGTCAGATGA GTAAGCAGACTATGGGGTTCCCCCTGCAGTCATTCATGGATCGCTCAGACAACAAGCTGTACCGGCTGCAGACTCCTCAGAGCCCGCTGGTCAGGCCCTACATGTACGACCACTACAACCTGGACAACTACCCCAGCGGCACCAACGCCATCGTGGCCGTCATATCCTATTCAGGCTACGACATGGAAGATGCCATG ATTGTGAACAAGTCATCATGGGAGAGAGGCTTTGCCCATGGAAGCATCTACAAGACTGAGCTGGTGGACCTGGCAGACAAGGTGAAAGGAGAAGATGGCGTGGTGTTTGGGACCAAGCCGGGTGACTCTCAGGCAAGTGGAAAACTGGACGCTGATGGACTGCCACACATTGGATCAACACTTCAGTATGGAGACCCCTTCTACAGCTATATCAACCTCAACACCGGCCAGACCTTCGTCTCCTACTACAA GAGCCAAGAGGCCTGTGTGGTTGACAATATAAAGATCTGCAGTAATGACAGTGGCTCAGGCCGTTTTAAACGTGCCTGCATCACAGTACGAGTACCACGAAACCCCACCATTGGTGACAAGTTTGCCAGCCGCCACGGTCAGAAGGGCATCCTGAGCCGCCTGTGGCCGGTCGAGGACATGCCCTTCACAGAGAGCGGCATGAGTCCCGACATCCTGTTCAACCCCCACGGCTTCCCTTCCCGCATGACCATCGGGATGCTGATTGAAAGCATGGCCGGCAAGTCCGGCGCCCTGCACGGCCTGAGCCACGACGCCACACCCTTCACTTTCTCTGAGGAGAACTCTGCGCTAGAGTACTTTGGCGAAATGCTCCGGGCGGGTGGGTACAACTACTATGGCACGGAGCGGCTCTACAGCGGGCTGAGCGGTCAGGAGCTGGAGGCCGACATCTTCATCGGAGTCGTCTACTACCAGCGGCTACGTCACATGGTCTCTGACAAGTTTCAGGTGAGGACCACGGGAGCACGAGACAAGGTGACCAACCAGCCAGTGGGCGGGAGGAACATCCAGGGAGGCATCCGTTTTGGGGAGATGGAGCGAGACGCCCTGCTGGCCCACGGCTCTTCCTTCCTGCTTCACGATCGCCTCTTCAACTGCTCGGACCGATCGGTGGCTCTGGTGTGTGTCGACTGTGGCAGCCTGCTCTCCCCCCTACTGGAGAAGCCCCCACCGTACTGGTCAGCCACACGCCACCGAAAGACTGTCTGCACTCTGTGTGGTAAAAGTGACTCTATTGACTCGGTGTCCGTTCCTTACGTCTTCCGCTACTTCGTCGCCGAGCTCGCAGCGATGAACATTAAAGTCAAATTAGATGTTAAATGA